The following coding sequences lie in one Treponema sp. OMZ 790 genomic window:
- the rsxE gene encoding electron transport complex subunit RsxE — MKNLTIFTNGIIKSNPLLVLMIGLCSALAVTTNVLNGLGMGMAMTFVIVMSELIISIFRKLIPQDIRIPVFIIVIASFTTIVDLLMQAYTPALSDAMGLFIKLIVVNCIIMGRVESFASKEGPGKSVLDALGMGVGYTIVLVLISAIREILGSGALAGNVFIPEAYHIRFFANAPGGFFVFGIMISINLFAKMLLERPKKKIQSSPAPQAESETKKEEE, encoded by the coding sequence ATGAAAAACTTAACTATTTTCACAAACGGGATTATAAAAAGCAACCCTCTTTTGGTGCTGATGATCGGTCTATGTTCGGCCCTGGCCGTTACAACCAATGTTTTAAACGGTCTTGGAATGGGTATGGCAATGACCTTTGTTATCGTTATGAGCGAGTTAATTATAAGTATTTTTAGAAAATTAATTCCTCAGGATATAAGAATTCCGGTTTTTATTATTGTAATTGCCTCTTTTACAACCATTGTAGACCTTTTGATGCAGGCCTACACCCCCGCTCTTTCGGATGCGATGGGGCTTTTTATCAAGCTCATCGTTGTAAACTGCATTATTATGGGGCGGGTTGAATCCTTTGCTTCAAAAGAAGGCCCCGGAAAATCCGTTTTGGATGCTTTGGGAATGGGCGTCGGATACACAATAGTTCTTGTGCTTATTTCGGCCATAAGAGAAATTCTAGGGTCGGGCGCCTTGGCAGGAAACGTTTTTATACCGGAGGCCTACCATATCCGTTTTTTTGCAAATGCTCCGGGCGGCTTTTTTGTATTCGGTATTATGATTTCGATAAACCTTTTTGCAAAAATGCTTTTAGAAAGACCTAAGAAAAAAATTCAAAGCTCGCCTGCTCCGCAAGCCGAGAGTGAAACAAAAAAAGAGGAGGAGTAA
- a CDS encoding FMN-binding protein: protein MKQMIKLACTLSAYAVIACLALAAVYSFTAPRIAEVKAEKTNMALKAVFPEADDFKEISSEIPESLEKTKFLNAYLAVKDGKAAGITITASGKTYAKATILVAFDLNKVIRKIEFLELTDTPSLGSKAAEEPFKGQFTGKSMESPFSVREDINAIGGATITSKGVSAIIKDASVTALDYITKNNLEGGK from the coding sequence ATGAAACAAATGATAAAATTGGCATGCACCCTTTCCGCTTATGCAGTTATAGCATGTTTAGCCCTTGCGGCAGTTTACAGCTTTACGGCGCCTAGAATTGCAGAGGTAAAGGCAGAAAAAACAAACATGGCCTTAAAAGCCGTATTCCCCGAAGCCGACGATTTTAAAGAAATAAGTTCAGAAATCCCTGAATCCTTGGAAAAAACCAAATTTTTGAATGCCTACCTTGCCGTAAAAGACGGAAAGGCGGCCGGCATCACCATAACGGCAAGCGGAAAAACTTATGCAAAGGCAACTATTCTTGTAGCCTTCGATTTAAACAAAGTAATCCGTAAAATAGAATTTTTGGAATTAACCGACACACCCAGTTTGGGAAGTAAGGCCGCAGAAGAACCTTTTAAGGGGCAATTTACAGGTAAATCCATGGAATCTCCTTTCAGCGTACGAGAAGATATAAACGCAATAGGAGGCGCTACAATAACCTCAAAAGGAGTCTCCGCAATAATCAAAGACGCTTCGGTTACAGCCTTGGATTATATAACCAAAAATAATTTGGAAGGGGGTAAATAA
- a CDS encoding RnfABCDGE type electron transport complex subunit D, translating to MAESDKNEIFMSPAPHVVTPVKTQTLMLDVIIALLPLTAYGIYLFSIPALVRIIVAVLCCVGFETFFRLICNLDVRVKDLSAVITGLLLALVIPPNLPIWMLILGCFFAIVVGKEFFGGLGANAFNPALVGRAFMFASFSGAMTSWVQPGNTFFDAMSTATPLKLINAKEGISLSASEIAKTLNLGSSTELYTQLILGNHAGCIGETSILLILLGFAYLLFKKVIDWKTPIAMMATAVAITSIAGINPILTLTSGGLAFGAVFMATDYVTSPVTPKGKLLFGAGCGLITGLVRLFSGMPEGVMYSILIMNAVVPFLNKLIPVKYGYVKPPKKNKEAAK from the coding sequence ATGGCAGAATCCGATAAAAACGAAATCTTTATGTCTCCGGCACCCCATGTCGTAACACCGGTTAAGACTCAAACCTTGATGCTGGATGTAATTATAGCCCTTCTCCCCCTCACGGCTTACGGAATTTATCTTTTTTCGATACCTGCCTTGGTTCGAATTATAGTTGCCGTACTTTGCTGTGTAGGTTTTGAAACTTTTTTTAGACTTATATGCAATCTGGATGTAAGGGTAAAAGATCTTTCGGCAGTGATTACAGGCCTATTACTTGCTCTTGTGATTCCGCCTAATCTGCCTATTTGGATGCTTATTTTAGGCTGCTTTTTTGCAATAGTTGTAGGTAAGGAGTTTTTCGGAGGCTTGGGAGCCAATGCCTTTAACCCAGCCTTGGTAGGGCGAGCTTTTATGTTTGCAAGCTTTTCGGGAGCCATGACGAGCTGGGTACAACCCGGAAACACTTTTTTTGATGCAATGAGCACTGCAACACCCTTAAAACTAATCAACGCAAAAGAAGGAATATCATTGAGCGCTTCAGAAATAGCAAAAACTCTTAATTTAGGCTCAAGCACAGAGCTTTATACCCAACTTATTTTGGGAAATCATGCCGGATGTATAGGTGAAACAAGTATTTTGTTAATTCTCCTTGGTTTTGCATACCTCCTCTTTAAAAAGGTTATTGACTGGAAAACTCCCATTGCCATGATGGCAACAGCAGTTGCTATTACCTCTATTGCAGGGATAAATCCTATTTTAACCCTGACTTCCGGTGGTTTAGCCTTCGGAGCCGTCTTTATGGCAACCGATTATGTAACAAGTCCCGTAACTCCCAAGGGTAAACTCCTTTTCGGTGCAGGATGCGGCCTCATAACCGGCCTTGTCCGGCTATTTTCAGGTATGCCTGAGGGCGTTATGTACAGTATTCTTATAATGAATGCCGTAGTTCCTTTTTTAAACAAACTTATACCCGTAAAATACGGCTACGTAAAACCGCCCAAAAAGAACAAGGAGGCTGCAAAATGA
- the rsxC gene encoding electron transport complex subunit RsxC — protein sequence MGIKSFKGGVHPPERKAVLSSDEVIAVKPANNTVWIPVTQGGVPNTPLVQIGDQVARGQKIAETDKFMSAPVHSSVSGKVKKIEPHLVTGNTENLCFLIEIDEENREEFMPPLDPFTCTKEEALKRVRDAGITGMGGASFPTHVKLSPPPDAKIDYVIANGAECEPYLCTDAATIFTDSDNIVDGLAITMRIVGAKQGIIALEDNKKDLVPVLEKAISKIKSNPIAAGAYDIRVQLCKTKYPQGGEKTLTDAVVNREIPSGGLPFQIGCVIQNVGTLKAISEAFRLGKPLIDRALTIGGGACEKPLNVIAPIGTCVGDLIPSVVSLKPGVVKIVSGGPMMGFAMKNADFPIQKNTSGVLFLTKEEVSLEEESPCIGCGKCIDVCSCRLSPVLIIRALKTGNTEEAIRCGLLDCVECGTCAYTCPARIKLVQRFKVGKQIAREEKQKREAKAAAKAAAEAEKQAAEKQAAQTTEEGGK from the coding sequence ATGGGTATAAAATCATTTAAAGGCGGAGTTCATCCGCCTGAGCGAAAAGCAGTCTTATCGAGCGATGAAGTTATCGCCGTTAAACCTGCAAATAATACGGTTTGGATTCCTGTTACTCAGGGAGGAGTGCCTAATACACCTCTTGTACAAATAGGTGATCAAGTAGCGCGCGGACAAAAAATAGCAGAAACGGATAAATTTATGTCGGCTCCTGTGCATTCTTCCGTATCAGGAAAAGTAAAAAAGATAGAGCCGCATCTTGTTACGGGCAATACGGAAAATCTTTGTTTTTTAATCGAAATAGATGAAGAAAACAGAGAAGAATTTATGCCGCCCCTCGATCCTTTTACATGCACAAAAGAAGAAGCTTTAAAAAGAGTAAGAGATGCAGGTATTACCGGGATGGGAGGAGCATCTTTCCCGACTCACGTAAAATTAAGTCCTCCGCCTGATGCAAAAATCGATTATGTAATTGCAAACGGAGCTGAATGTGAACCCTATCTTTGTACGGATGCTGCAACAATTTTTACCGACTCGGATAATATTGTTGACGGTCTTGCCATTACAATGCGCATAGTGGGTGCAAAGCAAGGAATTATAGCCCTTGAAGACAATAAAAAAGATTTGGTTCCTGTTTTGGAAAAAGCTATTTCAAAAATCAAATCAAATCCTATTGCTGCCGGCGCCTATGATATAAGGGTACAACTTTGTAAGACAAAGTATCCGCAAGGCGGAGAAAAAACTCTTACCGATGCAGTAGTAAACAGGGAGATTCCTTCAGGCGGACTTCCTTTCCAAATCGGCTGCGTTATTCAAAATGTCGGAACATTAAAAGCTATTTCAGAAGCCTTCCGTTTGGGTAAACCTCTCATCGACAGAGCCTTAACAATAGGCGGCGGAGCCTGCGAAAAACCTTTAAACGTAATAGCTCCCATAGGAACCTGCGTAGGAGACCTTATTCCGAGTGTAGTTTCCCTTAAACCCGGAGTTGTAAAAATAGTTTCGGGCGGACCGATGATGGGCTTTGCCATGAAAAATGCCGACTTCCCGATTCAAAAAAACACCTCAGGCGTACTTTTTTTAACAAAAGAAGAAGTTTCTTTGGAAGAAGAAAGCCCCTGTATAGGCTGCGGAAAATGTATTGATGTATGCAGCTGCCGCCTTTCTCCAGTTTTAATTATCAGAGCATTAAAAACGGGAAATACGGAAGAAGCTATCCGCTGCGGTCTTTTGGACTGTGTAGAATGCGGAACCTGCGCTTACACCTGCCCTGCCCGCATCAAGCTTGTTCAAAGGTTTAAAGTGGGCAAGCAGATAGCCAGAGAAGAAAAGCAAAAACGGGAAGCTAAGGCTGCTGCAAAAGCTGCCGCGGAAGCAGAAAAACAAGCTGCAGAAAAGCAAGCAGCTCAAACAACCGAAGAAGGAGGCAAATAA